The following coding sequences lie in one Arabidopsis thaliana chromosome 3, partial sequence genomic window:
- the SWEET2 gene encoding Nodulin MtN3 family protein (Nodulin MtN3 family protein; FUNCTIONS IN: molecular_function unknown; INVOLVED IN: biological_process unknown; LOCATED IN: endomembrane system, integral to membrane, membrane; EXPRESSED IN: 22 plant structures; EXPRESSED DURING: 13 growth stages; CONTAINS InterPro DOMAIN/s: MtN3/saliva-related transmembrane protein, conserved region (InterPro:IPR018169), RAG1-activating protein 1 homologue (InterPro:IPR018179), RAG1-activating protein-1-related (InterPro:IPR004316); BEST Arabidopsis thaliana protein match is: Nodulin MtN3 family protein (TAIR:AT1G21460.1); Has 914 Blast hits to 907 proteins in 114 species: Archae - 0; Bacteria - 0; Metazoa - 192; Fungi - 0; Plants - 613; Viruses - 0; Other Eukaryotes - 109 (source: NCBI BLink).) → MDVFAFNASLSMCKDVAGIAGNIFAFGLFVSPMPTFRRIMRNKSTEQFSGLPYIYALLNCLICLWYGTPFISHSNAMLMTVNSVGATFQLCYIILFIMHTDKKNKMKMLGLLFVVFAVVGVIVAGSLQIPDQLTRWYFVGFLSCGSLVSMFASPLFVINLVIRTKSVEFMPFYLSLSTFLMSASFLLYGLFNSDAFVYTPNGIGTILGIVQLALYCYYHRNSIEEETKEPLIVSYV, encoded by the exons ATGGatgtttttgctttcaatGCTTCTTTATCCATGTGTAAAGATGTTGCCGGAATCGCAG GCAACATATTTGCATTTGGACTCTTCGTTTCACCAAT gCCAACGTTTAGGAGGATCATGAGGAACAAATCGACGGAGCAATTCTCCGGTTTACCATACATTTACGCTCTCTTAAACTGCTTGATCTGCCTTTGGTATGGCACACCTTTCATATCACACAGCAATGCCATGCTTATGACTGTGAATTCCGTTGGAGCTACGTTTCAGCTTTGCTACATTATCCTCTTCATCATGCATACAGACAAGAAGAACAAG ATGAAGATGCTTGGTTTGCTTTTTGTGGTGTTTGCTGTGGTTGGAGTGATTGTAGCTGGAAGTTTGCAGATACCTGACCAGCTCACACGGTGGTACTTTGTCGGGTTCTTGAGCTGCGGTTCTCTTGTTTCAATGTTTGCCTCGCCGTTGTTTGTTATT AACCTAGTGATTCGGACTAAGAGCGTTGAGTTTATGCCGTTTTATCTCTCGCTATCGACTTTCTTGATGAGTGCTTCCTTCCTTCTTTACGGGTTATTCAACAGCGATGCCTTTGTTTAT ACACCAAATGGAATAGGAACGATTCTTGGCATTGTGCAGCTGGCTTTGTACTGTTACTACCACAGGAATtctatagaagaagaaacaaaagagccTTTGATTGTTTCTTACGTGTGA
- a CDS encoding structural maintenance of chromosomes domain protein (unknown protein; BEST Arabidopsis thaliana protein match is: unknown protein (TAIR:AT1G67170.1); Has 4036 Blast hits to 3091 proteins in 519 species: Archae - 61; Bacteria - 669; Metazoa - 1503; Fungi - 255; Plants - 421; Viruses - 4; Other Eukaryotes - 1123 (source: NCBI BLink).), with translation MSGRNRGPPPPSMKGGSYSGLQAPVHQPPFVRGLGGGPVPPPPHPSMIDDSREPQFRVDARGLPPQFSILEDRLAAQNQDVQGLLADNQRLAATHVALKQELEVAQHELQRIMHYIDSLRAEEEIMMREMYDKSMRSEMELREVDAMRAEIQKIRADIKEFTSGRQELTSQVHLMTQDLARLTADLQQIPTLTAEIENTKQELQRARAAIDYEKKGYAENYEHGKIMEHKLVAMARELEKLRAEIANSETSAYANGPVGNPGGVAYGGGYGNPEAGYPVNPYQPNYTMNPAQTGVVGYYPPPYGPQAAWAGGYDPQQQQQQQPPPQGQGHR, from the exons ATGTCTGGAAGAAATCGTGGACCTCCTCCTCCATCAATGAAAGGTGGATCTTACAGTGGTTTACAAGCTCCGGTTCATCAACCGCCTTTCGTTAGAGGCTTAGGAGGAGGACCAgtgcctcctcctcctcatcctTCTATGATTGATGATAGTAGAGAACCTCAATTTAGAGTAGATGCAAGAGGTCTTCCTCCACAATTTTCGATTCTGGAGGATCGTCTCGCTGCTCAGAATCAAGATGTTCAGGGCTTACTCGCTGATAACCAGAGACTGGCTGCGACTCATGTTGCGCTTAAACAGGAGTTAGAAGTTGCTCAGCATGAATTGCAAAGAATAATGCATTACATTGATTCCTTGAGAGCTGAGGAAGAGATTATGATGAGGGAGATGTATGATAAATCTATGCGATCCGAAATGGAATTGCGTGAAGTCGATGCTATGCGAGCTGAGATTCAAAAGATCCGTGCGGATATCAAAGAGTTTACTTCAGGTAGACAGGAACTAACGAGTCAGGTTCACCTGATGACTCAAGATTTAGCTAGACTTACAGCAGATTTGCAGCAGATACCAACGTTAACTGCAGAAATTGAGAACACAAAGCAAGAGCTGCAACGCGCAAG AGCGGCTATTGATTATGAGAAGAAAGGGTACGCGGAAAACTACGAGCATGGCAAAATTATGGAGCATAAATTAGTTGCAATGGCTCGGGAACTGGAGAAGCTTCGAGCAGAGATTGCTAACTCAGAAACGAGTGCTTATGCTAATGGTCCTGTTGGGAATCCTG GTGGAGTTGCTTATGGTGGTGGATATGGAAATCCTGAGGCTGGGTATCCTGTGAATCCTTATCAACCCAACTATACCATGAATCCA GCACAAACAGGCGTTGTTGGCTATTATCCTCCTCCTTACGGACCACAGGCTGCGTGGGCTGGTGGCTACGATCCgcaacagcaacagcagcagcagccgCCACCACAAGGACAAGGACATCGATGA
- a CDS encoding callose synthase (CONTAINS InterPro DOMAIN/s: Transposase, Ptta/En/Spm, plant (InterPro:IPR004252); BEST Arabidopsis thaliana protein match is: glucan synthase-like 4 (TAIR:AT3G14570.2); Has 315 Blast hits to 313 proteins in 50 species: Archae - 2; Bacteria - 16; Metazoa - 11; Fungi - 7; Plants - 181; Viruses - 2; Other Eukaryotes - 96 (source: NCBI BLink).) — protein sequence MSSNEIAPVDPTDVFLDMDPILPEDSPATSLFTRPLALKEQYVWEPYDSEKLPETLASGIQRFLRVANLVESDDPRVAYLCRFYTFEEAHRIDSRSNGRGVRQFKNSLLRRLEKDDEFTIRRRKEINDHKELKRVYHAYNEYIIRHGASFNLDNSQQEKLINARSIASVLYEILRKIESSMGRASTPESIQLNRDEEIGELLDMDTSMEETNKINSDETFVDQKAELVVEKSKVLEDERLTQMFQGDHQYLTQDEKDDIYKEEVQIKKDKRFAYGSMKAVPSLFYEDKYLETQEKLNKLEKKIEEMELKLKDVDFWTNMMQNMFPDQVPPSMRANQTDNNKNDKLSL from the exons ATGTCGTCTAACGAAATCGCCCCTGTGGATCCTACCGATGTTTTTCTTGATATGGATCCCATCCTCCCGGAAGATTCGCCGGCAACCAGCTTGTTCACGAGACCCCTCGCTTTGAAAGAACAATATGTGTGGGAGCCCTATGACAGCGAGAAGCTTCCGGAGACATTAGCCTCAGGGATTCAAAGGTTTCTTCGTGTAGCAAACTTGGTTGAGTCTGATGATCCTCGTGTTGCTTATCTAT GCCGTTTTTATACTTTTGAAGAAGCTCACCGCATTGACAGTAGATCTAACGGAAGAGGTGTACGACAGTTCAAAAATTCTCTTCTTCGAAGGCTAGAGAAG GATGACGAGTTTactataagaagaagaaaggaaataaATGATCATAAGGAACTCAAACGTGTTTATCATGCTTACAATGAATACATCATCAGACATGGTGCATCATTCAATTTGGATAatag TCAGCAAGAGAAGTTGATAAATGCACGCAGCATTGCTTctgttttatatgaaattctaAGGAAAATCGAATCAAGTATGGGCCGTGCCTCAACCCCAGAAAGTATACAATTAAACCGGGATGAGGAGATTGGTGAGCTCCTTGATATGGACACCTCAATGGAGGAGACCAACAAGATAAATTCGGACGAGACCTTTGTCGACCAAAAAGCCGAGTTGGTAGTTGAGAAGAGCAAAGTCTTAGAGGACGAGAGACTAACTCAAATGTTTCAAGGAGACCACCAATATCTCACCCAAGATGAAAAAGATGACATATACAAAGAG GAGGttcaaataaagaaagacaaaCGTTTTGCATATGGATCAATGAAGGCGGTTCCATCTTTGTTTTACGAAGATAAGTATCTCGAGACACAAGAAAAGTTGAACaagctggagaagaagattgaagagatGGAGCTGAAACTCAAGGATGTCGACTTTTGGACTAACATGATGCAAAACATGTTTCCAGACCAAGTACCTCCATCTATGAGAGCAAACCAAACCGATAACAACAAAAACGACAAACTAAGcctttaa
- the RHM3 gene encoding rhamnose biosynthesis 3, which yields MLQMATYKPKNILITGAAGFIASHVANRLVRSYPDYKIVVLDKLDYCSNLKNLNPSKSSPNFKFVKGDIASADLVNYLLITEEIDTIMHFAAQTHVDNSFGNSFEFTKNNIYGTHVLLEACKVTGQIRRFIHVSTDEVYGETDEDASVGNHEASQLLPTNPYSATKAGAEMLVMAYGRSYGLPVITTRGNNVYGPNQFPEKLIPKFILLAMNGKPLPIHGDGSNVRSYLYCEDVAEAFEVVLHKGEVNHVYNIGTTRERRVIDVANDISKLFGIDPDSTIQYVENRPFNDQRYFLDDQKLKKLGWCERTNWEEGLRKTMEWYTENPEWWGDVSGALLPHPRMLMMPGDRHSDGSDEHKNADGNQTFTVVTPTKAGCSGDKRSLKFLIYGKTGWLGGLLGKLCEKQGIPYEYGKGRLEDRASLIADIRSIKPSHVFNAAGLTGRPNVDWCESHKTETIRVNVAGTLTLADVCRENDLLMMNFATGCIFEYDAAHPEGSGIGFKEEDKPNFTGSFYSKTKAMVEELLREFDNVCTLRVRMPISSDLNNPRNFITKISRYNKVVNIPNSMTILDELLPISIEMAKRNLRGIWNFTNPGVVSHNEILEMYKSYIEPDFKWSNFNLEEQAKVIVAPRSNNEMDGAKLSKEFPEMLSIKDSLIKYVFEPNKRT from the exons ATGTTGCAGATGGCTACATATAAGCCTAAGAACATCCTCATCACTGGGGCTGCTGGATTCATAGCCTCTCATGTTGCTAACAGACTAGTTCGCAGCTACCCTGACTACAAAATTGTTGTGCTTGACAAGCTTGATTACTGTTCTAATCTGAAGAACCTTAATCCTTCTAAATCCTCTCCCAACTTCAAGTTTGTGAAAGGAGATATCGCCAGTGCTGATCTCGTCAACTACCTTCTCATCACTGAAGAAATCGACACCATTATGCACTTTGCTGCTCAAACCCATGTTGACAATTCTTTCGGTAATAGCTTTGAGTTTAccaagaacaatatttatgGTACCCATGTCCTTTTGGAAGCTTGTAAAGTCACTGGCCAGATCAGGAGGTTCATCCATGTGAGTACTGATGAGGTCTATGGAGAGACTGATGAGGATGCTTCAGTGGGTAATCACGAGGCTTCTCAGTTGCTCCCAACTAATCCATACTCCGCCACTAAAGCTGGAGCTGAGATGCTTGTCATGGCATATGGTAGATCATATGGGTTGCCGGTTATAACAACTCGCGGGAACAATGTTTATGGTCCTAACCAGTTTCCTGAAAAGTTGATTCCTAAGTTCATCCTCTTGGCCATGAATGGGAAGCCTCTCCCAATCCACGGAGATGGATCTAATGTGAGAAGTTATCTCTACTGCGAAGATGTTGCTGAGGCATTTGAGGTTGTTCTTCACAAAGGGGAAGTTAACCATGTCTACAATATAGGGACAACGAGAGAAAGGAGAGTGATTGATGTGGCTAATGACATCAGTAAACTCTTTGGGATAGACCCTGACTCCACCATTCAGTATGTGGAAAACCGGCCATTCAATGACCAGAGGTACTTCCTCGATGACCAGAAGCTGAAGAAATTAGGATGGTGTGAGCGAACCAATTGGGAAGAAGGACTGAGGAAGACAATGGAATGGTATACTGAGAACCCTGAGTGGTGGGGCGATGTTTCTGGAGCTCTGCTTCCTCATCCACGGATGTTGATGATGCCCGGTGACCGACACTCTGATGGCTCTGACGAGCACAAGAATGCAGATGGTAATCAGACATTCACGGTGGTTACTCCCACCAAGGCTGGTTGTTCCGGAGACAAAAGATCCTTGAAGTTCCTCATCTATGGGAAGACTGGGTGGCTCGGTGGTCTTCTGGGAAAACTATGTGAGAAACAAGGGATTCCTTACGAGTATGGAAAAGGAAGACTAGAGGATAGAGCTTCTCTCATCGCAGATATTCGCAGCATCAAACCAAGTCATGTCTTCAACGCCGCTGGTTTAACTGGGAGACCCAATGTTGACTGGTGTGAATCTCACAAAACTGAAACCATCCGAGTCAACGTTGCTGGAACTTTGACTCTTGCAGATGTTTGCAGAGAGAATGATCTGTTGATGATGAACTTTGCCACTGGTTGTATATTCGAGTATGACGCTGCACATCCAGAAGGTTCAGGGATTGGTtttaaggaagaagataaaccGAATTTCACTGGTTCtttctactcaaaaacaaaGGCAATG GTGGAAGAGCTTCTAAGAGAATTTGACAACGTATGCACCTTGAGAGTGCGGATGCCAATCTCATCTGACTTAAATAACCCGCGAAACTTCATCACGAAGATCTCGCGTTACAACAAAGTGGTGAACATTCCAAACAGCATGACCATACTAGATGAACTCTTACCAATCTCGATCGAGATGGCGAAGAGGAACCTAAGGGGAATATGGAACTTCACCAATCCAGGAGTGGTGAGCCACAACGAGATATTAGAGATGTACAAGAGTTACATCGAGCCTGATTTCAAATGGTCCAACTTCAATTTGGAAGAACAGGCTAAGGTCATTGTTGCTCCACGGAGCAACAACGAGATGGATGGTGCCAAGCTCAGCAAGGAGTTTCCAGAGATGCTTTCCATCAAAGATTCGTTGATCAAATACGTCTTCGAACCTAACAAGAGAACGTAA
- the RHM3 gene encoding rhamnose biosynthesis 3 (rhamnose biosynthesis 3 (RHM3); CONTAINS InterPro DOMAIN/s: NAD-dependent epimerase/dehydratase (InterPro:IPR001509), NAD(P)-binding domain (InterPro:IPR016040), dTDP-4-dehydrorhamnose reductase (InterPro:IPR005913); BEST Arabidopsis thaliana protein match is: NAD-dependent epimerase/dehydratase family protein (TAIR:AT1G53500.1); Has 53605 Blast hits to 53390 proteins in 3033 species: Archae - 947; Bacteria - 30692; Metazoa - 1095; Fungi - 569; Plants - 1514; Viruses - 102; Other Eukaryotes - 18686 (source: NCBI BLink).), producing MATYKPKNILITGAAGFIASHVANRLVRSYPDYKIVVLDKLDYCSNLKNLNPSKSSPNFKFVKGDIASADLVNYLLITEEIDTIMHFAAQTHVDNSFGNSFEFTKNNIYGTHVLLEACKVTGQIRRFIHVSTDEVYGETDEDASVGNHEASQLLPTNPYSATKAGAEMLVMAYGRSYGLPVITTRGNNVYGPNQFPEKLIPKFILLAMNGKPLPIHGDGSNVRSYLYCEDVAEAFEVVLHKGEVNHVYNIGTTRERRVIDVANDISKLFGIDPDSTIQYVENRPFNDQRYFLDDQKLKKLGWCERTNWEEGLRKTMEWYTENPEWWGDVSGALLPHPRMLMMPGDRHSDGSDEHKNADGNQTFTVVTPTKAGCSGDKRSLKFLIYGKTGWLGGLLGKLCEKQGIPYEYGKGRLEDRASLIADIRSIKPSHVFNAAGLTGRPNVDWCESHKTETIRVNVAGTLTLADVCRENDLLMMNFATGCIFEYDAAHPEGSGIGFKEEDKPNFTGSFYSKTKAMVEELLREFDNVCTLRVRMPISSDLNNPRNFITKISRYNKVVNIPNSMTILDELLPISIEMAKRNLRGIWNFTNPGVVSHNEILEMYKSYIEPDFKWSNFNLEEQAKVIVAPRSNNEMDGAKLSKEFPEMLSIKDSLIKYVFEPNKRT from the exons ATGGCTACATATAAGCCTAAGAACATCCTCATCACTGGGGCTGCTGGATTCATAGCCTCTCATGTTGCTAACAGACTAGTTCGCAGCTACCCTGACTACAAAATTGTTGTGCTTGACAAGCTTGATTACTGTTCTAATCTGAAGAACCTTAATCCTTCTAAATCCTCTCCCAACTTCAAGTTTGTGAAAGGAGATATCGCCAGTGCTGATCTCGTCAACTACCTTCTCATCACTGAAGAAATCGACACCATTATGCACTTTGCTGCTCAAACCCATGTTGACAATTCTTTCGGTAATAGCTTTGAGTTTAccaagaacaatatttatgGTACCCATGTCCTTTTGGAAGCTTGTAAAGTCACTGGCCAGATCAGGAGGTTCATCCATGTGAGTACTGATGAGGTCTATGGAGAGACTGATGAGGATGCTTCAGTGGGTAATCACGAGGCTTCTCAGTTGCTCCCAACTAATCCATACTCCGCCACTAAAGCTGGAGCTGAGATGCTTGTCATGGCATATGGTAGATCATATGGGTTGCCGGTTATAACAACTCGCGGGAACAATGTTTATGGTCCTAACCAGTTTCCTGAAAAGTTGATTCCTAAGTTCATCCTCTTGGCCATGAATGGGAAGCCTCTCCCAATCCACGGAGATGGATCTAATGTGAGAAGTTATCTCTACTGCGAAGATGTTGCTGAGGCATTTGAGGTTGTTCTTCACAAAGGGGAAGTTAACCATGTCTACAATATAGGGACAACGAGAGAAAGGAGAGTGATTGATGTGGCTAATGACATCAGTAAACTCTTTGGGATAGACCCTGACTCCACCATTCAGTATGTGGAAAACCGGCCATTCAATGACCAGAGGTACTTCCTCGATGACCAGAAGCTGAAGAAATTAGGATGGTGTGAGCGAACCAATTGGGAAGAAGGACTGAGGAAGACAATGGAATGGTATACTGAGAACCCTGAGTGGTGGGGCGATGTTTCTGGAGCTCTGCTTCCTCATCCACGGATGTTGATGATGCCCGGTGACCGACACTCTGATGGCTCTGACGAGCACAAGAATGCAGATGGTAATCAGACATTCACGGTGGTTACTCCCACCAAGGCTGGTTGTTCCGGAGACAAAAGATCCTTGAAGTTCCTCATCTATGGGAAGACTGGGTGGCTCGGTGGTCTTCTGGGAAAACTATGTGAGAAACAAGGGATTCCTTACGAGTATGGAAAAGGAAGACTAGAGGATAGAGCTTCTCTCATCGCAGATATTCGCAGCATCAAACCAAGTCATGTCTTCAACGCCGCTGGTTTAACTGGGAGACCCAATGTTGACTGGTGTGAATCTCACAAAACTGAAACCATCCGAGTCAACGTTGCTGGAACTTTGACTCTTGCAGATGTTTGCAGAGAGAATGATCTGTTGATGATGAACTTTGCCACTGGTTGTATATTCGAGTATGACGCTGCACATCCAGAAGGTTCAGGGATTGGTtttaaggaagaagataaaccGAATTTCACTGGTTCtttctactcaaaaacaaaGGCAATG GTGGAAGAGCTTCTAAGAGAATTTGACAACGTATGCACCTTGAGAGTGCGGATGCCAATCTCATCTGACTTAAATAACCCGCGAAACTTCATCACGAAGATCTCGCGTTACAACAAAGTGGTGAACATTCCAAACAGCATGACCATACTAGATGAACTCTTACCAATCTCGATCGAGATGGCGAAGAGGAACCTAAGGGGAATATGGAACTTCACCAATCCAGGAGTGGTGAGCCACAACGAGATATTAGAGATGTACAAGAGTTACATCGAGCCTGATTTCAAATGGTCCAACTTCAATTTGGAAGAACAGGCTAAGGTCATTGTTGCTCCACGGAGCAACAACGAGATGGATGGTGCCAAGCTCAGCAAGGAGTTTCCAGAGATGCTTTCCATCAAAGATTCGTTGATCAAATACGTCTTCGAACCTAACAAGAGAACGTAA
- a CDS encoding uncharacterized protein (unknown protein; FUNCTIONS IN: molecular_function unknown; INVOLVED IN: biological_process unknown; LOCATED IN: endomembrane system; EXPRESSED IN: 6 plant structures; EXPRESSED DURING: LP.04 four leaves visible, LP.02 two leaves visible; Has 63 Blast hits to 63 proteins in 13 species: Archae - 0; Bacteria - 0; Metazoa - 0; Fungi - 0; Plants - 63; Viruses - 0; Other Eukaryotes - 0 (source: NCBI BLink).): MEALWKLEEKLKLTTKEAVVILVGTAAAVTLLCIAAAFLNRNSRGKQVADAEWASETAFGSRTMEEKRKCKWSKVKRTLMGSFCWSSAAKWMEMETRRQPPLLAVKERSLNAVDPVWQRPILMGEKCELPRFSGLILYDECGHPRHHPQLQEKVKQSSVVRTTLRDLL; this comes from the exons atgGAAGCCTTGTGGAAGTTGGAGGAGAAACTGAAGCTAACTACGAAAGAAGCCGTTGTGATCTTGGTCGGAACAGCGGCTGCGGTAACGCTACTCTGCATAGCCGCAGCGTTTCTCAACCGCAATTCTCGAGGGAAGCAAGTAGCAGACGCAGAGTGGGCGTCTGAAACAGCGTTTGGGTCAAGGACTATGGAGGAAAAGAGGAAATGTAAGTGGAGCAAAGTGAAAAGAACGTTGATGGGTTCTTTTTGTTGGAGCTCTGCTGCGAAGTGGATGGAGATGGAAACAAGGCGGCAGCCACCATTGCTTGCGGTTAAAGAAAGGAGTCTTAATGCGGTTGATCCGGTTTGGCAGCGACCAATTCTGATGGGTGAGAAATGTGAATTGCCTCGGTTTAGCGGCCTTATATTGTATGATGAATGTGGCCATCCGCGTCATCATCCTCAGCTTCAAGAAAAA GTAAAACAGAGTTCTGTGGTAAGAACAACTCTGAGAGATTTGCTTTGA
- a CDS encoding RING/FYVE/PHD zinc finger superfamily protein (RING/FYVE/PHD zinc finger superfamily protein; FUNCTIONS IN: zinc ion binding; EXPRESSED IN: 21 plant structures; EXPRESSED DURING: 13 growth stages; CONTAINS InterPro DOMAIN/s: Zinc finger, PHD-type (InterPro:IPR001965), Zinc finger, FYVE/PHD-type (InterPro:IPR011011), Zinc finger, PHD-finger (InterPro:IPR019787); BEST Arabidopsis thaliana protein match is: homologue of trithorax (TAIR:AT2G31650.1); Has 3447 Blast hits to 3310 proteins in 215 species: Archae - 0; Bacteria - 0; Metazoa - 1911; Fungi - 561; Plants - 635; Viruses - 0; Other Eukaryotes - 340 (source: NCBI BLink).), whose amino-acid sequence MDAQYQDLPPLKRLRLLQRDLEAAQQHQLPNQPEMKSLQLPAKKRKQTRVDYDDDDAENSNPTYHCLPAKKRIWAIDPDLLSGGGNPFSPFDLNVEYKPYVEEKSIEKKSTLNVESSLEVEEDDDKENIDPLGKGKALDLSDREVEDEDGIMCAVCQSTDGDPLNPIVFCDGCDLMVHASCYGNPLVKAIPEGDWFCRQCLSSKNREKIFSCCLCTTKGGAMKPTNDGRWAHITCALFVPEVYFEDPEGREGICCSEVLSKRWKDRCYLCKVRRGCVIECSEMRCKLAFHVTCGLKEDLCIEYREGKKSGGIVVGFCNEHTKLWERESGKYKIVAREEDKK is encoded by the exons ATGGATGCTCAATATCAAGATCTACCTCCTCTCAAAAGATTAAGACTGTTGCAGAGAGATCTCGAAGCTGCTCAACAGCACCAGCTACCGAACCAACCGGAGATGAAGTCGTTGCAGTTGCCGgcaaagaagaggaagcagaCTCGTGTTGATTATGACGATGACGACGCAGAGAACTCCAATCCCACCTATCATTGTCTTCCGGCGAAGAAAAGGATCTGGGCGATTGATCCCGATCTTCTCTCCGGTGGTGGTAACCCCTTTTCGCCTTTTGATCTAAATGTAGAGTATAAGCCTTATGTTGAAGAGAAATCAATTGAGAAAAAGTCAACTCTAAATGTTGAATCTAGTCTAgaggtagaagaagatgatgataaagagaaTATAGATCCTCTAGGGAAAGGAAAAGCTTTAGATCTCTCTGATAgagaagtagaagatgaagatgggATTATGTGTGCTGTATGTCAAAGTACAGATGGTGATCCATTGAATCCAATTGTGTTCTGTGATGGTTGTGATTTGATGGTTCATGCTTCTTGCTATGGGAATCCTCTTGTTAAGGCTATTCCAGAAGGTGATTGGTTTTGTAGACAGTGTTTATCGTCGAAGAACCGAGAAAAGATCTTCTCTTGCTGCTTGTGTACAACTAAAGGCGGGGCGATGAAACCTACGAATGATGGTAGATGGGCTCATATTACTTGTGCGTTGTTTGTTCCGGAAGTTTACTTTGAGGATCCTGAAGGAAGAGAAGGGATTTGTTGTAGTGAGGTATTGAGTAAGAGATGGAAAGATAGGTGTTATTTGTGTAAGGTTAGACGCGGTTGTGTTATTGAGTGTTCGGAGATGAGATGTAAGTTGGCTTTTCATGTTACTTGTGGGTTAAAGGAAGATCTTTGTATTGAGTATCGTGAAGGGAAGAAGAGTGGTGGTATTGTTGTTGGTTTCTGTAATGAGCATACCAAACTTTGGGAAAGG GAAAGTGGAAAGTACAAGATTGTtgccagagaagaagataaaaagtaG